In the genome of Lactobacillus intestinalis, the window TACTATCAGGTTTTTCTTAATTAATAAAGCAGAAAAGCTAACCCTTTCAGCCGCTAATGGATTGCTCAATCTTCTTGAAGAGCCCATTGCTCCAGTGGTAACAGTTTTGATTACTAATAATAGTGATCAAATTTTGCCAACAATAAGATCTCGGGTTCAAACTATTAATTTTGATGAAAAAGAAGCTGACAGTAAGAGTAGCCTTTTATTAAATAGTGGTTTATCTACTGAAGAGATTAAAGATTTAGGCGATACTCAAAGTCTTGATCAAGCAATCAAGTATTTTTATCAAGAAATGCTCGAAAGAAATAGTCTAGCTTTAATCAGTGCCCATCATTTAGCTGATCAGGCCAAAACGATTGCCATTCAAAAGTATATTTTGATAAATTTGAAATTGCTGGCAGAAAAAGATTTAAATCAAAACAATAAGCGATTAGTAGCAGCAAGAATGCTAAAATGTTTAATAGAAATAGATAAAATGCGATATAGTAATGTTAATTTTCGAAATCTATTAGATTACGTTGCTTTACAATGGAAACGGTAGGTGTTAGAAGTGGATCCTTATTCAAAATTGCAACAACTCCATGATTCTATGGAAAAGATGACAAAAACAATTGAGAGCTTGGAAAATGATATTTTGGAGACACTCAAGGAAAATACAGAGTTAAAGGTAGAAAATCAGCTGCTACGTAAAAAGCTAGATAAACTGAATAATCACAATGAGCCTGCTGTGAAGACTCAAAGTGGCCTTGAATCTTTGAAGCAAATTTATGATTCTGGCTATCACATCTGTAATATGTACTATGGCTCTCATCGAGATCCAAGTTCGGATTGTATGTTTTGCTTAGATATTTTAGATAATTTTGGCGAAAAAAAGAATGTAAAGAGAGATCGATAAAATGCAAAGACAGAGTAGTTATGCGGATAACGGAGGCAAGTTATATTTAGTACCCACTCCGATTGGTAATTTGGAAGATATTACGATTAGAGCCAAAAAGATCTTAACTGATGCCGATTATATTGCGGCCGAAGATACCAGAACTAGTGGCATTTTGCTTGAAAAAATTGGTGTTCACAACAAAATGATTTCCTTTCATAAATATAATTCTAAGGAAAGAGCACCGGAATTAATCGAATTAATGAAAAAGGGTGCGACAATTGCGGAAATCAGTGATG includes:
- the yabA gene encoding DNA replication initiation control protein YabA — protein: MDPYSKLQQLHDSMEKMTKTIESLENDILETLKENTELKVENQLLRKKLDKLNNHNEPAVKTQSGLESLKQIYDSGYHICNMYYGSHRDPSSDCMFCLDILDNFGEKKNVKRDR
- a CDS encoding DNA polymerase III subunit delta, with amino-acid sequence MIDISNIGHGPANLLAKAYDKNKLAHSYLFVDNDEKRALNTAYWLACLFNCTGENKPDGTCRNCQQIISGNHPDVLLVEPEGKQTLGIDQIRPLKEELAKSPVESTIRFFLINKAEKLTLSAANGLLNLLEEPIAPVVTVLITNNSDQILPTIRSRVQTINFDEKEADSKSSLLLNSGLSTEEIKDLGDTQSLDQAIKYFYQEMLERNSLALISAHHLADQAKTIAIQKYILINLKLLAEKDLNQNNKRLVAARMLKCLIEIDKMRYSNVNFRNLLDYVALQWKR